The nucleotide window tctattatCATTTAAAAGAAGTAATAACACTACGTAGCTAACTTCTGATATATACTGGAACTTGctccacaaacacacacaaaaaaatatcCATGTCTTAATAAGTAAATAAATCAAACTTGAAACAATTTTGGAAAATGCAAGAGCAACAGCTAAGCATCTTTCCTTCCATATCATTTTCAGGGCAAATTCCAAACAGATAGgaagttttgacgaaaataaagAATGAAAGTTATAGTGGGGGCCATCTATGCACGCAACTGGAAACGTGGGCCAACCAGCAACCATGGGCGGGTTGGTCAAAGTCACTGAAAGACTCAAacaggagagagagaatgttttcttttacttttccatTTGGTTAGTGCAAAACGAAGACGGAGTATTTTCGCTCAACATCATCAAGGGATGATAATActtagtattttatttattcttattagataaatttaaattttgaaaattttgtagTAGATAGACACgaatgttaaaatttaaactaatttgatgataataaataaaatactgaGCATTATTACTATTTGAGGACGGTGAAGATAACGTACAAGAAAAGATAAAGTAGAACAAAGCAAAATGATTGTAGCCCATGATTGGTCCAAACAAAGATAGTGGGGTTACATAGTTTATCCTATTTagcaatttttttaaaaatcttTTTCCTTTTAGAATATTAATTTCCTTATAAAAATTCCTCAAGTAGAAATTAAATAACCTGGCCCTCCACTGTCACAAATATATGCATGTGTTTAATTACTACCATGTTATTTTGTACGTTTTGGGTCGTTGCTAGCTCTATAAAtagcgcgcgcacacacaccaAACTCCGCACCACAAGAACAAATTAACCAAACActtgttgagagagagagagagagagagaggagagatagtttagagagagaaatagagaaatgGAGAACTTCCCAGTTATCAACTTGGAGAGCCTCAATGGTGAGGGAAGAAAAGCTACAATGGAGAAAATCAAGGATGCCTGTGAGAACTGGGGTTTCTTTGAGGTAACCATAATTAATTACGTTTCGTAATTAGCTTCTTAATTTCCATATGTTCAGTtcatctttctttctcttaaAAATTTCACATTATAATtaactttttgtgtttttcacaAATACTGCAGCTGGTGAGTCATGGGATTCCAACTGAGTTTTTGGACACAGTGGAGAGGCTGACAAAAGAGCACTACCGGCAGTGTATGGAGCAAAGGTTCAAGGAGTTGGTGGCCAGCAAAGGCCTTGATGCCGTTCAGACAGAAGTCAACGATATGGATTGGGAAAGCACTTTCTACTTGCGCCATCTTCCTCAATCCAACATCTCTGAAGTCCCAGATCTCAAGGATGAGTACAGGTATAGCAATCACACAGTAGCACTCCCCTTTTATCCCCTATACTCGGGGAAGTAAAAAACGAGCGTGTGAAAATCATTATCGTTACCCTGAAATTAGTTGGTTTTCGAGTTTGAGGCATAATATGCGATTTCTGATGAGGAATTGTGATGAGTAATTTATATGTGCAGGAATGTGATGAAGGAGTTTGCATTGAAACTGGAGAAATTAGCAGAGCAGCTGCTGGGCTTGTTGTGTGAGAATCTTGGACTGGAACAAGGGTACCTTACGAAGGCATTTTATGGAACAAATGGACCAACTTTTGGCACCAAGGTTAGCAACTACCCTCCATGTCCCAACAATGACAAGATCAAGGGTCTCCGGGCCCACACCGATGCCGGCGGCCTCATCTTGCTCTTCCAGGATGACAAGGTCAGTGGCCTCCAGCTCCTCAAGGACGGAGAGTGGGTTGATGTGCCTCCCATGCGCCACTCCCTTGTTATCAACCTTGGTGACCAACTTGAGGTAATTAAAAGTTAAACCAATTAACTCAACAACTTTGATCTCCAGTGCGGTTAACTGCACTTCATAAAGTTCTTCGATTTTACTTACATATATAAACATACAACTTGAACTCCTATAGGTGATCACCAATGGAAAGTACAAGAGTGTGGAGCACAGAGTGATTGCCCAAACAGATGGAACCAGAATGTCAATAGCTTCATTCTACAACCCAAGCAGTGATGCAGTGATCTACCCAGCACCAACCCTAGTGGAGAAAAAGGCAGTGGAGAAGAATCAAGTGTACCCGAAATTCGTGTTTGAAGACTACATGAAGCACTATGTTGGTGTCAAGTTCCAGGCCAAGGAACCCAGATTTGAAGCTATGAAAGCAGTGGAAGTTAAGGCCAGTTTTGGTTTGAGTCCAGTTAAAACTACTGCTTGAGAGTGATTAAGTATTTATACTAGAAGCTGCTGGAAAAAGGGTATTTAGCTTAAAGTACGGGCGTGTGtgaaaaaaatatttggttGAACTAGACTTCAAGATCTCTGTCAAAAGAGACAAGTTTATTTACTATTAATGTGGAAATCGTTGTAGAATGTAACCAAAGTCATCACTACTTTAGTGACTTGAAGATTTGTTGGTAATTAAATAAACATTATATTATCTGTTTTGCATCGTATTTTATATAGAACCAGTCATTTTACGTTGTAGTTAACTGCATTTGTAGATAATGCATCGACAACATATTGATATTATACGTGTTTGCAGTATCAACGAGATAAACGATAGCGAAGTTATAAATGCAGACATGCCATCAAcgtttaaaatttatagttaaCCACAACGAAGAAAAAACTTTATATAGAACAATACTGAAAAGAGAACGCATGGAGCTAAGACTTAAGAGTGTATATCTAATGTGCAGATCCATTAGCAGTAGCATTCAAAGCCAGCTGTGCTTTAACTAAATAGTCAGCAGAATCTGTTAATTTATCACTTGTTGATGTTTTCACCGTAGAAAAGGACTCTAAATTCAGTGGGAAAAGGGATGAAAGAGGCCGAGGGGATAAGGCAGCAGCCATGCCGACATGGTGAACTCAAGCTATAAAGTTTTCTAATTAAAAGCAAGAGCaagatatttttaaaatcataagCTACAATATAAAACAATACAGGAGCTTTCAGGATGGGAAAAAAGGGATTGAGGTCCACTCCTTCATCTCTATGTCCCGGAAACGCACAGTGAGAGATCCGAACCACTCAACTTCAATTCTATGGCTTCTATTAGCACATCTTATTGACCCACTTCACAACAATTTAAAAACTTGAATGGCtcgatctctttctctctcttaaacAGTTTGAATCTCTCAGTCCTCTGGCCACAAAGTTTTAGAGTGGATATCATTCTGGAAAAAAAGTGTCACGATTTACACTTGGTTTATGATTGAACAACTAATTTAGGGTAAAGACCTTCCCATTAGTGCCAATCATATCAGGGATTCAGAATTGCAATGGAAAATAAGTGCTTTTGAATTTATTGAAGCCTGGAATTgcactacacattttgatacatggaGAGAAACTGTGTTCTATAGAATGATATCCTCCTAAACAACCAATCAGTTAGATTTGAGTTTAGTGTAAAGTTCTGCAATTCCCTGCAAAGTTCTGAATCTTGAAGACAAGGTTATGCAATTCACTGCAAAGTTCTGAATCTTTTGCATCATGTTCAGCATCCTTAATTATAGTGGTAAACATATAGGTCTGTTGAACCGGTATCAAACTATATGGACAAAGATACTCAAAGGAGATGAGTGTCTTAGTTGTAAAAATGGTTTGGCTGTTTGTGCGTTAAACTCTTAATATAATAGTAACCAATCATAAAATACCCCACTTTGCCAAGAATGCTCATAAAGTGACCTATTTTGGTAAGGAATCAAAGACTTTTCCCTGCAGAGACTTGAGATAAATAGCCAGTCACATGCTTAATAAGAATACCCATCTATCCAGTCGGTCAAAACTTCTACCCTACGCTTCGGTTCCGTCTATCTAGTTAGTCACCTTCACTGGTTGCATTGGACAACCCCGTCTATCTAGTTGGTCGTCGTCTGTAGGTTGCCAACCCAAACTCgtctattcagttggaatttgTGCTGACGGTTAGTGAATcagttagttttcacaaaagagTGTGAAAGAGTTTCGCATAGAGCAGTTGATTTGTGTTGAGTTGAAGGTCCTCTTTACATTGCCAGTCCTCTTGTATTTATTAGGAATAAATTGCTTGATGCCCAAGATTGTCAAGTTGTAGAGTTCCGATAGTATTGCAACTTCTCAGCATATTATGTGAATACACTTGGTATTATCTTTACAAATCCTTTCCCATTGAAACTCCATCACTACCCAACCTCAGTTCTTCAACTCGAACTACGATTCTAAACCTAGACTTATATATGATTAATTCAACTTCACCAGAAGGCCAATCCTGATCTAGATCAATCCTAATCTTCGAGCAATCCTACTCTAGTTAGGACTCGATCACATCAGAAACCAACCCTGATCTTTAAGATCTTACTCCGCCAAGGGCTCGGCCATCCAACAATAATACATTACTGGGCCGAGACTCACATCCTCCTTTCTGGATTGAAATCAATTCAGGCCGAACTAAAAGTTCATGCTCAAACAGTGTCATTCTGTTTCACatatttgtggagccaaaaataattacaagacgacacgtggatttttggataaagaagacaaaaatacccttgaggaaTAACAGGATTCCTACGCATGAGTAGCGGGTGGACATCTTTCAACCGagtcaaaaatgctccaaaaaatgTAACAATTCAAAATCCATCTCATCAAACCTTTTACAAGGTAAAtcccaaaacctaatttattccatatatcttatatttcattatttagctaatcaattagctaaataatatattcctttcatatttcctaaaatctttaaaatcataataattgactaattaagggattaattacctaacaATCCcctaattatcaattaaaacaCCCATTCAACCCCAAAAACAAGTTAAAGGCCAGCCATCCCTATTAAAAAAGAAGTCCACCATACTTTCTACCCTTTTTTATCATTTCCCCCTTTTAATTACACTAATTAGCTAGCCAATTAATTTcataaccaccaaaacattccctttacattttattagccaattaatcataataaattggctaattaaaccaaaagtaaacccaaaaaccctacctaatggccggccactcCTTCAAAGAGGACCggcctatccctataaatagtctcccattttcaccaaaagatcattccAACACACTTGCAAAATTCCCAAtactctctaaacactttttcttcctaaattctaactttggcattggaggtttTTCGGCctaagcccccccattcattgtgggcgtgtgaggctcttggccttaactctaaggtgttaattgttttgtaggtgcaattttgtccaagatcaaggaggaagaaatttgcatccacaaattggtgctttcattgagaggtGAAATCCATACtcatagaagactctcgcataaaaaggtttttctctattttctagtccatttgaatatttttcgtacgttcttattattagaattttttacttgcaaaggttctttgataaaacgtataagaaaaatataatggctagaaatttagaaaattccataagtgaaaattccaatactCAAGAGATGGGATCACGGAGATCCACGAGGAAAAATGCGGTTGTAAGCAGAGTGACACCACCACTACAAGTTTCCACCATGGCCCAAGCCatgccatccaagcttgcacgggctcgagcccaagcctcgcattcgcatgcaCCACGTATTGAGCAGCTTGATCCCGTAGCCCAGCCTGTTCctgtgacccagcctgctcttgTGATCCAGCCTACTCCTGCAGCCTAGCCTGCTCTTATGGCTTCCCAAGCAGCCCAAGCCGGCCCGAGACTATCTCACCCATCTGAACCAATTGTCGAGCCGATGGCATTTACACCGTATTTCTCCACGGATAtgacatttcccaattcaaatctcTTACCCGAAGTTTACTACCCTTCCATTGCTCAAAGATGTACTTTccatccaagctcttccaatccaaatggcgaacaacatttgtctcgacaagtcgTATAGTTGACGAGCGCTTTTGCACAAcaaacaaccttggtgaatcaacttttgcaacttaccgagatccaacgtgcccTAGATGAGGGGTCCCGAAGTAGGATAAGGGCAGACGAGGAACCTCTCAAGCAGCATCCTAGGAAGCAGCCACTCAACTAACCACAAACCAAGCATTCAGGCAGTGCACACTCTTGATTGGGCCTCTGAGATACCGTATACCCCCGTCTTAAtgcgcggaggagcgtgcactctcgactaagCCCACAGGAAAGTATACTTTCATGGTTGGGGCCACGCTTCGATAATCAACATAAGTAGCCTTCTAGGCAAAGCGTTCATTCTCGGTTAGGCctgcaaggagcatcatccataTCATATTGAAGCATGCAGCCTGACGAACGGAAGGAAGCAGTCATTCAATCCGGCTCTAGTTCAACTGGTAGCCAGCAAAGAAAtccctcgcctgctaggaacctATCTCATACACCGCAATCACGACATAGATGAGCCGAGCGTgtagaagagcagcctagaccgaCAGGTCAAGACCAGAGGCAGCCGAGAACTCCGTTACCCCAACAAAAGCAAATCTAAGAAGAGGTAGAAAGACTTTTTAATGAATGGATACATGATTTCCGACGCAACGAAATGGTTGATGAAGCACTAAGGTGGGATatgaccaacataagtaggTCATTTTTCATGGACGAGATCGAACAGGCAGAGCCTCTAGCAAGTTTAGCATGCTGCACTTCATATCTTTCAAAAGAGATGGAGATCCAGAAAGGCACTTGAAGCACTATTGAAGCGCGATGGTCCTTTATTGGAACAATGACGCccttatgtgcaaaatattcgccatcactctacaaggcgaggcacaagattggtttcatACCTTGCCATCGCAATCCATCCAGaattttgatgatctttccttggttttcaccaaagaatactcatcttatcgttcgatcaagaaaaagtctgATCACTTGTTCAAcgtaaagaaaaacccaaatgaGTCACTTTGCAACTACGTGAAGagattcaaagcagagaaggcaaaTATCGTCTGGTGCGATAACTCGATAACAAATGCAGCTTTCCAAAAAGGACTCCCAGTAGACCACCCACTGTTCAGagaaatgatcatgaaagaagacctAACTCTAGCATATTCCTTTGccttggcagagaagcatgcactttgggacgaggctcaaCAAGCAGAAAATGCGCCCGAGCAGCCTCGAAAAGAGTCGATAGCTGTTCAAAGGAAAGAGGACGGGAAGCAACCCAACAAGGGCAGGCAGAAAGTCAAGCGTAGGGACCGACCTACGACCAAAGAAGGCCTGATAACCAAGAATTATTCTAAGTTCTCAATTtcaattcatcaaatccttcATGACATCAAGAACGAACCATGGTTCAAGTTGCCGAAATAATCAAAaggagatacttccaagttggacCACACCAAGTATTGCGCATTCCACCGAGGTCCTGGTCACACAACCTACGACtgctacacttggaagaactacctagagAAGCTCGTGAAAGAAGGCAAAGTCGATAGATACTTGGACAAGCCAGCTGTGCAACCAAGAAGGAATGCAGATGGTGATGAAGAGCCGTCAACCAAGATGATTCGAATCAATGACATTTTCGTCGAATCCGAGCACTTGAGGGCCACTAATAACTCCAAAAAGAGGAAAATTCAACAGGCTTTACTAATCTCACAAGTCCAATCAGTCGATACCCAACCTGGACCCATTATTGGCTTCACTGAGCAGGATGCAGAAGGCGTCGATTTCCCACATGACGATGCACTAGTAGTATCTGTCCAATTAGCCCATGCTATAGTCGACAAGATGATGGTTGACAATGGAAGTGCAGTTAACTTAATTCAACTCTTAGTCATTCagaagatgggcctggaaaGCACAATCATACGTCGAGCAAAGGTACTTACCGAATTCAACGGATACACCTCAACTATCATCGGCCACATCACACTTGATGTGAAAACACCGCCTGTCGTCTCAAAGAAAACGTTCACGATTGTAAGCGATCCATCTCCCTACAATGGGATTCTTAGGAGACCTTAGTTGATCAAGCTGGATGTTGTCACTTCTgtcaagtatcaaaaaatcTGATTTCGTATCCGGGAAGGAGGAGTTGGAGAGATCAAGTTTGACCAGGCTTCATCTCGATGATGCACTGTGCAAATGTTAAAAGAATCAAAGAATAAAACATTTACCCCCGTAAAGGCTACCGAAGTCCAAAAGGACAAAGAGgctaccaaatagcaattacagcagATGGATCGAGAAGATGGCGCCCAAGTAGACGAGATAGGATGGAAACCTGAAGAGGATGTCGAatacatcattcttgatccccagCAGCCGGAAAATACGGCTAAAATTGGCTCACGACTAAGCCCAGACAAAAAGGAAGAACTCATGACTTTTTTTAGAGAAAACCGAGACGTCTTCGCATGGTCACCATTCGACATACCCGACATTTACCCCAAGGTCGCTTGCCACAAGCTGCACGTCAACCCTACAGCCAAACCGGTAATCCAAAAGAGAAGACATTTCGCACCCGAACGAGTAGCGATCATTGAGGCGGAAATCGACAAGCTATTGGAGGTCGGATTCATAGAAGAAGTAGCACACTCGGCATGGCTTGCCAATGTCGTACTAgtcatgaagaaagagaaaggaaaatggaGGGTTTGCATAgactacaccgacctcaacaaagcatgcccaaagACCCCTATCATGTCCCCCGAATCGATCTATTAGTAGATTCAACTTCTAAGAACCAGTTGCTTAGTTTCTTAGACCCATACTCTAGCTACAAGGCTATAACCAAATAGCCATGTACGAGCTCGACAAGGAGAAAACCGAGTTCGTGATAGAGTGGGGcacctactgctacaaggtcatgccctttggcctcaagaacgcaGGAGCCACTAACCAAAGACTAGTAAATGTGATGTTTaagaagcaaattggggtaACCATGAAGGTCTATGTTGACGATATCATGGTAAATGGCAAACAGCGATCagatcacattcacaatttggCAAAAACTTTAAATATCCttagaaagtacaagatgaaactCAACCCTACCAAATGCACGTTTGGAGTATCTTCAGGCCgattcctagggtacttagtaaTCCAACAAGGAATTGAAGCATATCCTAAGCAAATCCGAGCAATCATAGAGATGAAGTCTCCTACTaccttgaaggagatccaaaaCTTGACTGGACGAGCAACTGCCTTCAACCGCTTCCTCTCACGATCCATCGATCGATGCAAGCCTTTTTTCAAAACTATCAAGACGGCATAAAgagacaaatgggatgaagaGTGCGAAAAGCTTTCCAAGACTTGAACAAGTATCTCACATCACCTCCGTTACTATCCAAGCCGGAAGCAACGGAGGATTTATACATTTACTTAGCAGTCTCCGAAGTCGCAGTGAGCTCTGCCCTTATACGAGAAGAGATAGGGGCCCAACTACCgatattctacacttctaaagctcttcttGATGCGGAAACAAGATATCCAAAGatcgaaaaattaattttagcaTTAGTTGTTGCGGCTCGAAATCTCATACCATACTTTCAAGCTCATACAATCATTGTTATGACTCAGTATCCTCTACGATCAATCTTACATGGTCTGAACGCTTCTCAACGAGTGATGAAATGGGCATTGAAACTTGGCcaatatggtttagtttttcGACCTCGCACAAcgataaaggcccaagccttaATAGATTTCATAACAGAATTTGCACCTAGCCTAGGTGATGCAACAGAGCAGCCTAGCAATACTTCAGAAGCCAAACACACCTTAGCCATGCTTACACCTCAAGcgaagatttctggcatttgcatgttgaCGGCGCATCCAACAACAAAGGTTCAGGAGCAGGCATGGTCCTTGTTACTCCAGATGGCTCAATGCTCGAGCAGGTGATCACTTTAGGCTTCAAATCATCCaataacgaagcagagtacgataCCTTACCAGCaggcctccgaatggcaaaagacttggtggtTAAGAAGCTCGCAATTCATTCTAATTCCCAACTAATCACTAGCCAGGCTACTGGGGAATACATGACAAAACACCCAAGGATGACACAATACCTAGAGAAAAGATGTCAGcagcttgaggcatttcagacttacactctcactcaagttcTGCGGGCAGACAACGCCCATACAGATGCGCTAGCTGGTTTAGGCTCCGCATTTGACCACCAATTTAAACGTTTCATTCCggtggaatatctagacaagcAAGCATAGAGATGGAGTCGACAGCcgaagtgtcacaggttagtgtAACTCCCAACTGACAAAGTTATATTATAAACTACTTGGTCAGCGACACACTACCCATagaaagattgaagtcaagaaaGCTCTAAATCAAGGCGGCGCGCTACTATATATGGAATGGCATTCTCGTCCGAAGATCTTACATCGAACCGCATCTCCGCTGCCTAGCACCTCCTaatgacttgaaggttctaagctcaatccatgaAGGCGTTTGTGGGAATCACTCCGGAGACTGATCCTTAGCACATAAGGCTCTTAACGCAATCTACTACtagcctaccatgcaccaagatgctatggagttagtacaaaagtgcaaTCGCTGCCAACGTTACAAACCGGTACCAGCACTGCCTGCCAGCAAGCTACACCCGCAGATGAGTTTTTGGCCATTCATGCAATGGGCAATTGACTTGGTAGGGCCTATGCCGCCTGCTATTGGGGGCaaatgcatgatgatcgtggcaaccgactacttcaccaaatggataGACACAGAACCCATGACGACCACgactcagacggacatagagctcttcatatggaggaacatcatttgctgaTTTGGCATCTCTCAGTCCATTGTCACCAACAACGGCCCGCAATTTGTGGGAaaagatttggcaaagttcttccaaaagtacgGCATCAAACAACACATATCCAcaccaagatatcctcaaggcaatgggtAGGCCAAAACATCAACAAGACgatcctcgactgcctcaagaaatccatcactgacaaaaagggaaaatgaccagATAAGCTCCTCAAATGTTTATGGGCATATTGCACCACCAACAAATGAGCGACTGGTGAGACTCCTTTctttttggcatttggttcggaAGAAATCATTTTTCCCAACATCATCGTGCCCAACATCAACACTTTATTGCCAAGCATTGAGCAAAACAGTAAAGAGATGGCCACAAACTTGGATCTGGCAGAAGGACCATTGCAGGAATTGCACCCCCTgaaggaccaaccatgctctccaaagtgggaggataaactcaacactctgaatatccaaacgtggatgagcctggctgccctagtataactagatgcacgatggcttgcgctgGTATtcttagaagtagccacaatggtctttttcaaggcttagctagttgaaggattttgggtctcttggcctaattcgCAGGGAACTAGGCCCTAGAGACATAAAGGGCACATTACGTAGTACACCCTATGGGTGGCTGCTTTGGAAACCTAAAACTGCTACGAAGTGCACTAAGGCAGCCTACGGACTTttagaagactgcctacggcttgcccttcaagCAGTAAAACCACGCTAGGCTTATACAATctcacattcttgtgaaaggttaaacaagctagcatgcatatacgaaACTTTATCCATTGCCGACATgttacgtagtcgataagcttcacctctgcctgaaggaaaaattttgtcctagctaagaacaagtatgaacatttgaatacatatgcaagctattaacactttaaagtagacatgcatccaaaaacaattcataaaacccatgactttcaaagcctagtatatggtgaaccaaaataaactctttaacaacattaaagagaagtaaagatttagaatttctttacccttgaagctcatccttgtttacacaagggattcacccaagtggagggccttcaagtcacctccaagctccttgaatcctccttgtgttttcctccctttagtgctcctttgatgatttgaggaaaaaggatttgttctccaaaacaccaaaagcttgatgtctctaagtctcttcaccaaggttgtatcttgtgaagatgatatggatgacttagagagattttagatgctagtaaaaatcctctaagtggccggcctctatgtagaaaatgagagaaaaatgtttcacccaatttctattagaaaaccctaatgagaaacaaagctataaagatgactttatacttcatctcttaggttagtggcaaacttgcaattaagcaaaatttcccactacccttgctatggccggcctccttttgttattgggctaaatgcccatatttgttttagttgtcatacaacttaaacataatgggcctagtggaccaaaacaattttggaccccgaagcccaaactaacttaaaagcccaatacgaacctttcgtataattaattaactaattaattaactttgaccattcttcaattaaaccatttaattgcttatccatttcatataatttcttcactaacatccttatgtggtgtgcgatccattaggttccaattagcgaggcagtgggcgatgttactcttaacgatcgattgtgaattgaaaccacatttcaattctcccttaagattagtgtttgctaatcttcagggcttccacaaaccatgagtgacacctagcagcatatcatggttacccaagctaagtagaattgattggagaacctatccagttacaactacaaagcaatacggtccttctctaata belongs to Malus sylvestris chromosome 17, drMalSylv7.2, whole genome shotgun sequence and includes:
- the LOC126610461 gene encoding 1-aminocyclopropane-1-carboxylate oxidase-like; this translates as MENFPVINLESLNGEGRKATMEKIKDACENWGFFELVSHGIPTEFLDTVERLTKEHYRQCMEQRFKELVASKGLDAVQTEVNDMDWESTFYLRHLPQSNISEVPDLKDEYRNVMKEFALKLEKLAEQLLGLLCENLGLEQGYLTKAFYGTNGPTFGTKVSNYPPCPNNDKIKGLRAHTDAGGLILLFQDDKVSGLQLLKDGEWVDVPPMRHSLVINLGDQLEVITNGKYKSVEHRVIAQTDGTRMSIASFYNPSSDAVIYPAPTLVEKKAVEKNQVYPKFVFEDYMKHYVGVKFQAKEPRFEAMKAVEVKASFGLSPVKTTA
- the LOC126611756 gene encoding uncharacterized protein LOC126611756, yielding MIMKEDLTLAYSFALAEKHALWDEAQQAENAPEQPRKESIAVQRKEDGKQPNKGRQKVKRDTSKLDHTKYCAFHRGPGHTTYDCYTWKNYLEKLVKEGKVDRYLDKPAVQPRRNADGDEEPSTKMIRINDIFVESEHLRATNNSKKRKIQQALLISQVQSVDTQPGPIIGFTEQDAEGVDFPHDDALVVSVQLAHAIVDKMMVDNGSAVNLIQLLVIQKMGLESTIIRRAKVLTEFNGYTSTIIGHITLDVKTPPVVSKKTFTIVSDPSPYNGILRRP